GTGGTGTTAGGTTGACGCGATTCTAAATGATTGAGTTATACattatttaatatttataaaaacgaAATTTACACAACTTTCGCCCCATGCCAACGTTTGCACCCGTGTGTGGCGGCTTGCTGCACTCAAAGTACCAACATCGCTGCTTTTGGTGCCTTCGTTTCGTACTCGACAACACATAGCCTTAGAAGGTGTAAATAATAAGGTGCATTCCTTATTTGTAAGGACCATTTATGTAAATTATTTCATTTGGTTTTATTCAATTTGGTTTCATAGTGTCGGAGCTTGGACTAGAAGATTCGGGTCGAAACATAGTGGAAATAATATTCAAATCCAGCTGGCAAAACAAGGACCATCCGATCTTCACCATCGAGCGGATCCTAAAAATCAACAACACTCGTCGTACCATCCAACGTTTCGAAGAATACCGAGACGCAGTCAAGACACGCGCCACCGCAACCGCCACCCGCTGCGCCGCCGACGGCAACGAGCTCCTCCGCTTCCACTGCACCACACTCGGCTGCCCTCTCGGCTCACACGGGTCATCCAGCTTATGCGCCTCCATCCCCGGCTGCGGCGTTTGCACCGTCATCCGCCATGGTTTTCAAACGCCGAAAGCCGGTGACGGTGTCCGCAAAGGGGTGTGCACCACCGCGAGTAGTGGCAGGGCACATGATTCGCTGGCGCGTGGGGCGCGTGAACTTAGGGCCATGCTGGTGTGTCGGGTAATCGCCGGGAAAGTGAAGCGCGTGGAGGATAACGCGCCGGTGGATGATGGTGGCGCGTATGATTCGATATCCGGGCATCCCGGGTCATACTCGAACATTGAGGAGTTGTATGTTTACAACCCGAGGGCCATACTACCTTGTTTTGTTGTTATTTATAAGGCTATGGAAAGCTGATGTCACCTTTTTTAACGTTTGCGTTTGTTTTGTTTATGGTATTTGAGTTGATGGAAAAAGGTAAGAAAATGGTGACATTTGTTTAATCTCTTTGTTTGTATATAAATTagtgagttaaatgtcattttagtctatgtgatttgggtcattttgtcagtttattTCAGAGGTTTCATTTTTTGTCTGTGAGTTTAAAaatgtttcaccgttgccattttagttaaCTGGGTCAGCTTCATCCATTTTTaattaacgagaagggcaattcagacattttatatgtaattctattAACTAGAAAGGAAATTCggtcatataaaatgaccgagtTGTCATTCTCGTTAATAGAAATAATGAATGAAGTTGACCTACTGGACTAAAATGGCTACGGTGAAACCTTTTTATACCTACATgcgaaaaatgaaacttttgaactAAACATATAAAATGACTCAAACCACATAACTAAAATGAGATTTAACTCTAAATTTGTTGTACTTTCTTTATAATTTGTCGTGAAGTTTTTAGGGTTGTAACATCGATATCGAACGAATTTGAATGAGGGTCTGTTTGTATTTGTTCGTTTGATATTAACTCACAAATGAAAGAATATAACATTTAATTTTTTAACTGTATAattaaagttatatatatataacatttctttatttatttatttattcataagCAAATATAAAATGAATGAATAGTTTACTTAGTATTCATCGATCTAATTGAACGAATGAGAAGATTCTTCGTTTTCGGTTTTTACTCTATCTTACTCTGTCTCGGTCGCTCTCTCTCACTCTCCCTCCCTCCGTCGCGCACTCTGTCTCTTGGTACCGCCTAAGAAGCAGTGGGTTTTTTATGTGATAAACCCAGCTGGTGATGATAATACTAACCAATAATAAGCACAATTAAAAACTAAATAATAAGTCTAAATAACTAGCCCAGCCTTTGAAGATTGAATGGACGGCACATTAGATTAGCAGCAGGGATATCAAACGTCGAGTCCAATTTGACAGCAGGGGATATCAAAATTACCAGAAGAGGACGGTCCAAAGGAAGTCACAACAGTCAAACAAAACAATTGTCGCAGCAGCACATCGAACAGAGTCACTCTCGCTGCTTGCTGATATCAAACGTAGGTTAATGTGTTCAAGTGTTCATCAATGTTTAATTGTTTATACATACATGATTAGATCGTAGGTTTAATGTGTTCAAGAATCTttaccttttgttttttttttcggttaAAGAACAGGTCCAGTCGTCGGTGTCCAACAACAATCATCGAACATACTCATTAGTGGCATTTGGCTGTGAGTattctttatttcttttcttgtatgattaattgattgtttgattagtTGTATTCTTGGTAGTTGGTAATTTTGTAtgtttatacttttatttttttcgTTGTTAAACTAGGGATTGTTGTTGAATCTTGAATTCTTTGAAGTGATAACGAaaccaaaatccaaaaaacaaTCTTTAATTGGGAACTTTTTCAAAAGAAATACGAAGAAATTAATGAAAATCGGGTTGGTggtttcaagctatgaaaaaaagaagaggacaaatctattaggCATTTGTTTTACCTTATTTATTCAttgttgtttttttaatattgtatgattgcacggtgAATTTTTTTTGATATCCCtgagttaatgttctagttccgTCACTAattattggtttttttttttttttttgaaaagtaaccTTCATTAGAAAACCGGGTAAGCCCTCAAAACAAGGACCGCTACCAAAACCACTTACAACATATAAAGAGGGTTACGACCCCAGTCTTTCCATTCTATACAAGTATATTTAGATCTATTTTTTAACCATAGGAACGGCCAGGATTTTATCCGAGCAACCGCGTCGACCACCTTCGGGTTAGCCCCTTGAAATATTCTTTCATTCCTCAACTTCCACACCACCCAGCATGTAATATAAACTATAACTCTAATAATTTTTTGAGCCCACTTCCCTCTGTGCGATTGGTCTTGCACATGCAGAAGATCAATAAAGTCAAATGCCATGACCGGCCCAATATCACACCAAATACCCACAGCCGACCAAACACCACAAGCAAAATAACACCCTGTAAACAAGTGCATCACATTTTCGGTTGCTGAATTACATAAAGCACAAGAATCATCTTGAATATTAACATGTATTCGAATCAGCGCCTCTTTAGTCGGTATACGATCCATTTCCGCTCTCCAAATAAATAGATTAACCTTATTCGGAACCCATGACTCCCATATCATCGAGTGATCCCTCAGAACCTCTGTACCCTTCCTAATCCACTTTTTCACCGAAGCGACCGACATTGGCTCGTTACCATCTTCTCCCCAGAACCATCGATCAACTTCGCTAGATAAAGAGCTATTATTAAGGAGGAAATCAACGTCTTGCATCTCTGAAATCTCCTCAACAGTAGATAAACCATGCTTCCAATTCGGCGTGAACCTCCACATACTGCCATCCCATATCAACCTATCCGCCACAACACATTGTTTATCTTTCTCCAAACAATAAAGTTTAGGCCACCTGTCTTTTAAAACCGTCAAGCCCACCCAGTTGTCAGACCAGAACTTCACTGTCAACCCATTCCTTACCTTAGCCGATAACAAGTCAAAGAAAGATTTTCCGTTGACCTGACGTTTCTCCACCTCCTTAACCAAAGAAAACCAACTCCCTTTGAACCGGAGATTCAACGGTAAAAAACCCCACCTGCCCCTCCCCCCATGCACCGCTTCCATAACTATATGCCAAACACTACTCGGTTGACTTTTAAACCTCCACACCCATTTGACTAAAAGTGCGAAATTAACTTCTCTTAGTTTCAATATAACCAATCCACCATTATCTTTAGACTTCGTCACAGCATCCCATGCGACCCAACTCAATTTCTTAACTTCGCTGGATCAAGCCTGTAAAAACTTCCTCATCAgcctttcaatttgatcagtcaCCTTAACCGGAGCTTTAAAAATCGATAAATAGTACACCGGAAGACTAGAAAGAACGGATTTAACAAAGATTAATCTCATCGATAACGTCTTGGCCTTCCACGAAGCAAGCCGACTCTTAACCGTGTCTATCACCGAATCCCAATGATGACTCTTGTTCATGTTCGCCCCCACTTTAACCCCCAAATATTCAAAGGGGAACTCTCCATTCCTGCAACCCAATAAATTAGCCATCCCGACCACCTCTTCATTGCCTACTCCAATACCAAACAAGAATGATTTCTTAATATTAATTTTCAAACCTGCCAGATATGAAAAACCCTTAATAACCTCGCCGTTTTCTCTATATTTTCTCTCGACCATTCACCTAAAATCACAGCATCATCTGCATAAAGAAAATGGGAAATAGGAAGGTTTCCGCATAAACTTCTGAGATCTTTTAATTCCCCCATATCACAAGCCTTTATGATTAAACACGAGAACGCCTCCATGACAATAAGAAACAAAAACGGGGACAAAGGGTCTCCCTGTCTAACCCCTTTCTGGCATTGAAACTCAAACGTTGGAGATCCATTGACTAACACCGCTGATCTAGAAGAATTAAGGATCCCTTTAATCCAAAGACACCATCTGCTAGGAAACCCCATGTGACTCATAATCGATAAAAGAAAACCCCAATTGACGTTGTCATAAGCCTTTTCAAAGTCAATTTTCAGCAAAAAACCTTTTCTCTCTGTCTTCTTTATCCACCCATATAGCTCGTTAATAATAAGTGGGCCATCCAAGATAAACTTGTTTTTAAGGAAAGCCGTCTGAGACTCCAATATTATCTTCCCCATCGTTTCCTTCACTCTAGAAGCCATAACTTTTGAAATAATTTTACTAATTACTGTCACAAACTTATAATAAAAAGCACAGCACCACTTTATTCAAATCAACAAACGATTACAGCGAAGCAGTCATCCAGTCATCACAGATTGACTGGTGATACAAGAGGTTCAACAAGAACAAACAGAAATGCTAAAAGCTTCAAGATTCCTCACGTATTTTACTTGTGAGAAGGATGAGATAGATGAAAAACACCAAGAAGTAGTAGAGAGCTGAAATGCTCGGTGAGTCATAAGCAGCCACCAACCACTCCCTTAAAAAGGGGGAAACAACCCTAGCATATACCGACAGCTGGAGCCCAAGGAGAGGAGCCCATGAAGAAGCAGGCCAGTGACAAACATAGGGGAGCGGCCCAACGAGCAAGCACGAGCCAAACCTCACAAAAAATAAAAGCAAGAGATATTAGAACTAGCCAGCCACATAAAAATAGCAGCACATTTATACTGATATTTCAACAATTACTCCCACCAAAGTGATCGGCCTATAGTCCTTTAAACCAACAGGAGATGAGGTCTTCGGGATCAACGTTATAAACGAAGTACTGCAACCTCTACTGATCTCTCCCGTCTCAAAATAGCTACTGAACATGTTGGCAAAATCGTCTTCTAACACATTCCAAAATTGCTTTATAAAGTAAAAATTAAAACCGTCTGGCCCCGGAGCTCTATCCGAACCACATTCAAAGACCGCCTCCCTTATCTCCTCCTTAGTGAATTCTCGAACTAGACTTCTAGCATCCTCAATAGGAACTACCTTCAAATTATCACACAGTAATTTCGGTCTTGTCACATACTTCTCAGAAAAATGATTCCTGAAAATTTTTAATACTTCTCTTTTGACCAGACTAGGTTTTTTTGTTTCTCTAATTATTAGTTTGGGAATAACTTCACTATTTTTTAAATAAGTACAACTGAAAAACGAAAAACTAATATTTCAGAAAATATAGTGTAGCATTATTGATTGAAGACACAACATTGATGATTTATTTTGTGAAGACGAAGAATAATTTGACTTCCACGAATGTATCACCTAATAAATAAGCACATTAGTCCATTTCCTGTAATTATAATCGCCAACACATGTTAATGCTCCTCTATCTCGATTATGCCAATGCAAACAAATGAACATATAAAACTTAGcatcttttaatttttttttgctttgCGTATGTCTAGTTAGACCAAATATACAAGATATACACCACACAATCAACGTCCATTCCATAAGAATAGGAGTCAATTAAAGTGATTTTTATTGTTAAAAATGGGTTGATTGAGCTACTCAAACCACAAACAAGTTAAAGTGAGCTTCTTCACCAAATTTACTAACTTAAACACCCATTGTCATCACGAAGAGAATCCCTCATGGTTGTTGTTTGGCTTTCTCTCAAGCGTTGAAAATCACTCTTTATAGAGTGGTTGCCTAACCCAAATCCGTTGAAATGTGGCTTAGGTTGTTTCTTCTTCCTAGTTACACTTTGCAAGTGGTCACAGGCCAAAAAATAGGGAAGAAAGCAGATTTAGAAATAGGAAGACATTGCAACAAAGATCAATCCTGAATTCTTTAGCCACATGAGGGAAAGAAGATGGTATTATCATATTAGTTAACAGTATATTAGATAGTCATGTTTTGACATCTATAGGTCAAGGAGGTGTTGATAATCCTGATGAGAGTACTGTTAGTAACACCAATGTTAGGCAGTGTTTTCGAAAGGTTGTAGATAGCCACTTTACAGCTGCAATGTAGGTGTTTGTTCATCTGGTGTTGCTCAATACAACAGTAATGCCATGCAGGCTGTGGAGCCTAAACACTCGTACAAGGAACCTCCATCTATGCCAGTACTATATATCCTGAGCATCCCCTTGTAGCAGAGGTGGATAGTGACCTTGGTTGTATTAAATCGTTTCCTAAAGGAACCTCGTGTGGGAGGGATGGCTTGAGGGTACAACACATTTTGGATGCTTTATGTGGAGAGGTGTATGCTATGACCACTGATCGCTTATCCGCTATTACTGCAGTAGTCAACTTAtcaatttgggggggggggggatgcccGTCGGGTTTGGCAGAGTTTGTTGCGTTTGATCCCCTTACGCCGCTCTTAAAACTCGACAACGAGATTAGACCTATTGGAGTGGGTACTATATGGAAGCGTTTGGTTTCCAAAGTTGCTATGAAGGGTATTGGTAAAGAAATGACCAAGTACCTTAATGATTTTCAGTTTAGGTTCGGCGTGTCGGGTGGCTCCGAGGCAATTTTACACAACGTCAATAGGCTTTTAAATGAATCTTAATCTTCAATATTATTATTGCAATGAAAGAGGGTGGGTGTAAACTTTTGACAGAATACGAGGTTGAAGTCGCGCAATTTTACTCAATCTCTCCAACTCGTGGCCGAAATTGGAGTTGGTTAGTCGCTACACTTTCACATGGGATTTGAAGACGAAACAATCTGTGTTGGATTTAAAATCAAATTTGTTAAGTCAATTGGAGAAAAGCCCTTCAACTCTGCTTTGTTTCTTACCCAGTGGTGACAATAGTCGTAAACCACTGTTGGCTCCAAGTAAGGTTTTCATGAGAAAAATGTGTTTTCTTGTTTCTTTTTATTGAATTTGTTTGAATAAGTTGATGGTTGTGCTTAGTTATTcattaagggtattttagtcattttacatgtACTTAACTGAACTAACCTCCATCCACTCAGAGGACTATCTgagtaaaccacagggaccaagaGTGTAATTTCAAAAAGTTGGGTACTAAATGTGAAATTTTGTCAAACCACAGAGaatatccgtgcattttactttctctctctccctctatatatatatacacacacccaACTTTATTGAATTTTTATATAATGATCATTCTACCTCGTTCCATCATGTatgtttataccttaataaaaaCTACCTTTGGATTGTATGTTTATATAATGATCATTCTACCTCGTTCCATCATGTatgtttataccttaataaaaaCTACCTTAATTATTATGCTTATTTGGATTGTGATCGACATCAAAAAACCGAAACATCGTCGTCTCCTCAATTGTTCTCTCAACGGCATGACATAAACGATAAGCAAACTTCATTTAAGATAATTGAACTCCAACCGGATTACATAATGTATTTTGGATTTCTGATTTTGGtctttattttttgttttgtttggaaCCCTTACGTTTCTTGTTGGttttgtttagttatagtatgtTTTCTCAATTATAAAATTACCCCATTTGTCCttagtaatataataataaatcaaTTCGCCATTTTTTAAAGATCTTAATCATACCCCAATTGTCCTCAGTAATACAACTAGTAGGGTGTACGTGTGATGCGGCGGGTGCGACACTTTTTCATTGCAGCACTCGTTTCTACTatttttcttattcgtataatatttatgataacattattgtggtagatatatgtcataagtgttacacatatgctaaagttttgtttttaatataaaaattaataataaaaaaacaaaaaatattacttttttataaaaactaataatcaaaagattaaaaaaaaagataagttgtaataattgtaaagtatgtttattttattggttaaattataaagtataattttattttttttaaagttcataactttttctaAATATCCACGTAGTATTTATCCAATaaattttaagtttaaaatttttgtttttttaataaaaaaaaagtatttgactcataagtacgttttagagctttaacttaaattgttaaattttggtTTGTTACAGAtgtaaaaaatttatatttttataaaatttcaatttttttataaaaaaataggatgttaagagtttatatgtttattaactttatatcatactaagttcaaatttttagttcctaattaatcttatctatatgagtctctttttaacttataatccctaaaaatatgcaacacaatctactatGTATCTAATTCTTTTAGAACTGACTAATATTATTTACAATAAaatagttgaacttataatttCCAAAAATTTGCAACACAAATTAGCATTTATATAGTAAATATTGTAAATTTCTGgactattttatttatattacttgttataaaaatgtttataaaaaatattttttataaaaacaaaatgttttgtttataaataaagtaaaaaactgttttacacatgtaaagttttgttttttgttaaaaaataataatcaaatgacaaaaaataaaagataagtttttatagttgtaaagtaagtttattttgttgtttaaatgataaagtttataattttattatttaaagtTATAACTTTTTTTAAAGCCTATGGCTTTGTAGCTTAGTGGCATCTTAGGGATGGGATAAGGCTtcgggaccaataggtcctgggttcgattcccacaagggggttttttaccatatttattgggtttcccactggattggtgtataggcattatgcctagtggaggtggatatgatcgggtggctCCGcgggtggcacgatgatactccagtggtccgttagtgatccaaatttgtcgttcaaaaaaaaattaacttttttttaaatatccacatggtactcatccaataaactttaagtttaaaatttttgtttttataaaaataaaaaatagtagttGACTCATAAGTACGTTTTACACCTTTAACTTTAATTGTTAAatttggtttttatatataaaaaattatatttgtataaaattttaaaaacagtTTTTATAAATAATAGGATGtcaagagtttatatctttattaaattTAGATTatagtaagttcagttttttagtttagctttaaagtttattgctttattactttttaactaagaaaatacaaattattagtttaatatccaGTTAATAACTGCAATATTTTTTAATTTCAGCTTGACTATATCTAACTGCAATATCTATTTATTGCaactttaggatattaacttatataacTTCAATTGACTTGTAAATTCAGCGATATTAACTTTATTTTGATTTATATGGTCaattatattaacaccaaaaataaagttcaaatataaaataaaccgTTATTCATACGTCTAGGTCAAACATAACATctgaaaatgaaaaacaaaacataaaaacacttggTAGATTTCATATTAGACTACATGAAATTTGTTCCGCTTCTAAATTGACACTCGAGATATTTTCAATCGGGTTTTCTGGTttgttgtaacacctcgtaaaatcacgaccaatattataaagacacgtgtcatggaagGTAAACGTGATATAAACTCGGATTAAGTTGAAAGATATATGGTAGGATTAagaagtgtcaacatgttaattaatACCTCTGGGTGACCTTCTTATAAATTCCAAACCTTAATATGTTttataaacatctgatatatatatattcaaatccGGTTAActaatgtgatgatataattcaATTTGCAAAGAATGGATCCTATCTGAAATTACGATAATTCTCATTCAAAAACCTTCTTCAATAAGTCCAAGAACATTTAAGTGCATGGCATCTCTTTCAAAAGCATGCAAGGTCTGATTACATGGTCCCCTCTACTCTACTGGAAAAAGGCATGAGATTCGAAGTTATAAATGTTGCATGGTCAAAGCCTAAAAGTTTAAAAATTTTTGTCTTCTGGTCAACGGATGCGGACCGTATGagcctaggcttacggtccgcaaggactgTAACTGGGTAAGTCAGTTCAGGGTTGGTTGCGGACCGCATCAGAttgggcttacggtccgtaagtgATGGATGCGGACCGTATGAATTtttgcttacggtccgcaaggatgTCGCTGGCAGTGAAAATGGACAGATGCCTGTTCcagccagttccaccgccttaGTTGCATGGTTTTCGAATTCAGGGGCTGCACCCGTGGTATTTCATACATAGGGACACCTAGGATTCATCAGAGATCACTTGTAGACTTgtgtgtaatgatcttatgcaATTAAAATCACTATATAAGAACTTGAGGTTGCAACATTTTTCTTGCtcatttaaaaatcattctcatACACTCTCTAGAGCTCTCTGGACTTCAAGCATGCTTCCATCAACTCCTAATTCGTGCTAAGGACCATTGTGAGTGTTCTTAGCCTTCCTAATTCAAGTTTTATTAGtataatgaccaaaagtcaaggTCGTCGTAATTAAGccttgacttagtgattaatcactaatggtccagtcatttttcgaattgaaagaggctatgagttggtaattatgtgggtaataaacccttaaaagggcaccctctgatttccactctaactaggtcatttgccgggtcaaacttaattataaaaagtcaacagaaagctattttgcaaaaaaatacataattagcaatgtagaagctatgaaacatgttttgacacttatataacttggtaattaatgtaagaacatgtctaagcatgttcaatccgacaattttgagtttaggctcggttcggaaccaaaagtcgcaaaagtagacttttgctttgactttcagttct
The sequence above is drawn from the Helianthus annuus cultivar XRQ/B chromosome 12, HanXRQr2.0-SUNRISE, whole genome shotgun sequence genome and encodes:
- the LOC110894719 gene encoding uncharacterized protein LOC110894719; protein product: MAVLKLSPSETHKVQPTKRRRKHHPQNPKLKQQHHHPSSWDQIKNLLKCKQMDVTQVTGSGQKTHQDPVRNPNGYSKLSSCSSICSFKDVANGNTKVGHRADNSPESSTGGQDSGLLRRKKQLSKSSSSSSGGTRSLTGSARSNGHGGYTSASRGMQLRKLSGCYECHAIVDPARSATPRSTICLCSECGEVFPKVESLEHHQAVKHAVSELGLEDSGRNIVEIIFKSSWQNKDHPIFTIERILKINNTRRTIQRFEEYRDAVKTRATATATRCAADGNELLRFHCTTLGCPLGSHGSSSLCASIPGCGVCTVIRHGFQTPKAGDGVRKGVCTTASSGRAHDSLARGARELRAMLVCRVIAGKVKRVEDNAPVDDGGAYDSISGHPGSYSNIEELYVYNPRAILPCFVVIYKAMES
- the LOC110892758 gene encoding uncharacterized protein LOC110892758; translation: MEAVHGGRGRWGFLPLNLRFKGSWFSLVKEVEKRQVNGKSFFDLLSAKVRNGLTVKFWSDNWVGLTVLKDRWPKLYCLEKDKQCVVADRLIWDGSMWRFTPNWKHGLSTVEEISEMQDVDFLLNNSSLSSEVDRWFWGEDGNEPMSVASVKKWIRKGTEVLRDHSMIWESWVPNKVNLFIWRAEMDRIPTKEALIRIHVNIQDDSCALCNSATENVMHLFTGCYFACGVWSAVGIWCDIGPVMAFDFIDLLHVQDQSHRGKWAQKIIRVIVYITCWVVWKLRNERIFQGANPKVVDAVARIKSWPFLWLKNRSKYTCIEWKDWGRNPLYML